The Enterococcus rotai genome includes a window with the following:
- a CDS encoding bifunctional 4-hydroxy-2-oxoglutarate aldolase/2-dehydro-3-deoxy-phosphogluconate aldolase: MKRVNILSRLEKTGVVAVVRGATKEEALKASHAIIEGGMTGIELTFTVPQAAEVIKELVGIYSDRPDIVIGAGTVLDAVTARLAIMAGAQYVVSPSFNRETAELCNLYQVPYLPGCMTITEVQEALKSGADIVKLFPGSVYGPSIISAFMAPMPQVSIMPTGGVNLDNMADWFKAGAVTVGVGGDLLAPATFGDFQKVTETARLYMAKLKEIKG, translated from the coding sequence ATGAAACGAGTCAATATTTTATCTCGTTTAGAGAAAACAGGTGTGGTTGCAGTTGTCCGCGGTGCGACGAAAGAAGAAGCGTTAAAAGCTAGTCACGCAATTATTGAAGGTGGCATGACTGGTATTGAATTGACCTTCACTGTACCGCAAGCTGCTGAAGTGATCAAAGAATTAGTCGGGATTTATAGTGATCGTCCTGATATCGTCATTGGTGCAGGCACTGTACTAGATGCGGTAACTGCTCGTTTAGCGATTATGGCAGGTGCTCAATATGTCGTTAGTCCAAGTTTTAATCGGGAAACAGCGGAACTTTGTAATTTGTATCAAGTTCCATATTTGCCAGGCTGTATGACAATCACTGAAGTACAAGAGGCATTGAAAAGTGGAGCGGATATCGTGAAGCTATTTCCAGGTAGTGTTTATGGACCAAGTATTATCTCTGCTTTTATGGCGCCGATGCCTCAAGTGAGTATCATGCCGACAGGCGGTGTCAATTTAGACAACATGGCGGATTGGTTTAAAGCCGGAGCGGTAACTGTTGGTGTTGGTGGGGATTTATTGGCGCCAGCGACTTTCGGAGACTTCCAAAAAGTTACAGAAACAGCCCGTCTCTATATGGCGAAATTAAAAGAAATTAAGGGATGA
- a CDS encoding PTS system mannose/fructose/sorbose family transporter subunit IID produces MSNQKLTKQELNAISWRYILGSQLNWNYERMMSSGYLYGILPVLKKFYGHDEQQFQDMMRTHNQFFNTNAIFGNLIMGIDVAIEEQDGYKAKDTIVALKTALMGSLAGVGDSLFHVIWGTIFGSVAGTLAQNGSVVGCVIWIIANIALLFGRAALLPLGYKQGVKLVTTLKDKLSAFTNAATVLGITVIGALIPSVIKATVPFVYKKDGVELVIQDTLDAILPSLVPILLVLLTYWMLGQKKLNSTRVIWIILILSIALSAFGILG; encoded by the coding sequence ATGAGTAATCAAAAACTAACGAAACAAGAATTGAATGCAATCAGCTGGCGCTACATTTTAGGAAGTCAATTAAACTGGAACTATGAACGAATGATGAGTTCTGGCTATTTATATGGTATTTTACCGGTATTGAAAAAATTCTACGGACATGATGAACAACAATTCCAAGATATGATGCGCACGCACAATCAATTTTTTAATACCAATGCTATTTTCGGAAACTTGATCATGGGGATCGATGTTGCGATTGAAGAACAAGATGGCTACAAAGCAAAAGACACGATCGTAGCGCTAAAAACAGCGTTGATGGGTTCCTTAGCAGGTGTTGGTGACTCATTGTTCCACGTGATTTGGGGAACGATTTTTGGTTCAGTTGCTGGAACCTTGGCACAAAATGGTTCGGTTGTGGGTTGTGTGATCTGGATCATTGCCAATATTGCGTTATTGTTTGGACGAGCTGCATTATTGCCACTTGGCTATAAACAAGGTGTCAAACTCGTAACGACTTTAAAAGATAAATTATCGGCATTTACGAATGCTGCAACGGTTTTAGGGATCACTGTGATCGGTGCGTTGATTCCTTCAGTAATTAAAGCAACAGTGCCATTTGTCTATAAAAAAGATGGTGTTGAGCTAGTTATTCAAGATACATTAGATGCTATTTTGCCATCATTAGTCCCAATCCTTCTAGTCCTTTTGACTTATTGGATGTTAGGGCAGAAAAAATTAAATTCAACTCGTGTGATCTGGATTATTTTGATTCTTTCGATTGCATTAAGTGCTTTTGGAATTTTGGGATAA
- a CDS encoding PTS mannose/fructose/sorbose/N-acetylgalactosamine transporter subunit IIC codes for MHLAAYQIILITVYAFIAINDSLISNTLTQPAIAGMISGMIMGDLKTGLMVGGTLQLMRLGIAAFGGASVPDYFTGAVLGTAFAVISGKGAEYGIGLAVPVSLLMLQLDVVARFCNVFLLHRVDKAIDNMQVKRIPRLVLSGSFLWGLSRAIPILLMLLVGDAAVTTITENMPEWLMTGLKTAGGVLPVVGVGILLRYLPTKQYIPYLLLGFFLAAYLQVPMLGVSIVGMVAAMLVFKRDSDKPVAQANAGTSNFEGGFDGDE; via the coding sequence ATGCATTTAGCGGCGTATCAAATTATTCTTATTACGGTTTATGCTTTTATTGCAATTAATGATTCACTTATTTCAAATACGTTGACGCAACCTGCCATTGCCGGAATGATTTCGGGGATGATCATGGGGGATTTGAAAACAGGGTTGATGGTCGGTGGGACTTTACAGCTTATGCGTTTAGGAATTGCGGCATTTGGTGGAGCTTCTGTACCGGATTATTTTACTGGAGCGGTGCTTGGGACAGCCTTTGCGGTTATTTCAGGTAAGGGAGCTGAATATGGGATCGGTTTAGCTGTGCCAGTATCACTATTGATGTTACAGCTGGATGTTGTGGCACGGTTTTGTAATGTGTTTCTGTTGCATCGTGTCGACAAAGCAATCGATAACATGCAGGTCAAACGGATTCCACGTTTAGTATTGTCAGGTTCATTTTTATGGGGATTGTCTCGTGCTATCCCGATTTTATTGATGTTGTTAGTTGGAGATGCAGCAGTTACGACCATTACTGAAAATATGCCGGAATGGTTGATGACGGGTCTGAAAACAGCAGGTGGTGTTTTACCAGTGGTGGGTGTCGGGATTTTACTACGTTACTTACCGACTAAACAATATATTCCTTATCTATTATTAGGATTCTTTTTGGCAGCTTATCTACAAGTACCAATGCTAGGTGTTTCAATCGTTGGAATGGTAGCAGCTATGCTGGTATTTAAACGGGATAGTGACAAACCAGTAGCGCAAGCAAACGCTGGGACAAGCAACTTTGAAGGAGGATTTGATGGCGATGAGTAA